Proteins from a genomic interval of Lysobacter stagni:
- the typA gene encoding translational GTPase TypA yields MSASQSVERLRNIAIVAHVDHGKTTLVDQLLKQSGTLNERAVVPDRVMDSNDIEKERGITILSKNTAIRWTNPTTGETWRINIVDTPGHADFGGEVERVLSMVDSVLILVDAMDGPMPQTRFVTQKAFAMGFKPIVVVNKVDRPGARASWVLDQTFDLFDRLGATDDQLDFTTVYASGLQGYAGMTEDVRGGDMTPLFEAICNHVPAPPVDPEGPFQMRVTSLDYNNYVGIIGVGRIQRGKVKTNQQVTVIAPDGKTRNAKVLQVLGFMGLERVEVGEAQAGDIIAFSGIEGLGISDTLCDPSAVEQLPVLTVDEPTISMTFQVNDSPFAGVKDRSGGKFLTSRQLRDRLTRETQHNVALKVEDTQDADKFKVSGRGELHLSILIENMRREGYELAVSRPEVIIKEIDGVMQEPYESLVVDMEEQFQGGVMGRLGERKALLQNMEPDGKGRVRLDYIIPARGLIGFQTEFRTLTAGTGLLFHVFDHYGPKAEGSIGQRINGVLISNGTGPSPAYAQAAMQERGRLFIEPGEEIYEGQILGINAKDNDLTVNALRGKQLTNFRAAGKDDDEGLIPPIKFSLEQALEFIDDDELVEVTPKAIRLRKKLRTETDRKRASRAA; encoded by the coding sequence ATGTCCGCTTCCCAGTCCGTAGAACGCCTGCGCAACATCGCCATCGTCGCCCATGTCGACCATGGCAAGACCACGCTTGTCGACCAGCTGCTCAAGCAGTCCGGCACGCTGAACGAACGCGCCGTCGTCCCGGACCGCGTGATGGACAGCAACGACATCGAAAAGGAACGTGGCATCACGATCCTTTCGAAGAACACCGCCATCCGCTGGACCAACCCGACCACGGGCGAGACCTGGCGCATCAACATCGTCGACACCCCGGGCCACGCCGACTTCGGCGGTGAGGTCGAGCGCGTGCTGTCGATGGTCGACTCGGTGCTGATCCTGGTCGACGCGATGGACGGCCCGATGCCGCAGACGCGCTTCGTCACGCAGAAGGCCTTCGCGATGGGCTTCAAGCCGATCGTCGTGGTCAACAAGGTCGACCGCCCGGGCGCGCGCGCCAGCTGGGTGCTGGACCAGACCTTCGACCTGTTCGACCGCCTGGGCGCGACCGACGACCAGCTGGACTTCACCACCGTCTATGCCTCGGGCCTGCAGGGCTACGCCGGCATGACCGAGGACGTCCGCGGCGGCGACATGACCCCGTTGTTCGAGGCCATCTGCAACCACGTGCCCGCCCCGCCGGTCGATCCGGAAGGCCCGTTCCAGATGCGCGTCACCTCGCTGGACTACAACAACTACGTCGGCATCATCGGCGTGGGCCGCATCCAGCGCGGCAAGGTCAAGACCAACCAGCAGGTCACCGTGATCGCGCCGGACGGCAAGACCCGTAACGCCAAGGTGCTGCAGGTGCTCGGCTTCATGGGCCTTGAGCGCGTGGAAGTGGGCGAGGCGCAGGCCGGCGACATCATCGCTTTCTCGGGCATCGAGGGCCTGGGCATCTCCGACACGCTGTGCGACCCGTCCGCGGTCGAGCAGCTGCCGGTGCTGACCGTCGACGAGCCCACCATCTCGATGACCTTCCAGGTGAACGACTCGCCGTTCGCCGGTGTGAAGGACCGCAGCGGCGGCAAGTTCCTGACCTCGCGCCAGCTGCGCGACCGCCTGACCCGCGAGACGCAGCACAACGTCGCGCTGAAGGTCGAGGACACGCAGGACGCCGACAAGTTCAAGGTCTCCGGCCGCGGTGAGCTGCACCTGTCGATCCTGATCGAGAACATGCGCCGCGAAGGCTACGAGCTGGCCGTGTCGCGTCCGGAAGTGATCATCAAGGAAATCGACGGCGTCATGCAGGAGCCGTACGAGTCGCTCGTCGTCGACATGGAAGAGCAGTTCCAGGGTGGCGTGATGGGCCGCCTGGGCGAGCGCAAGGCGCTGCTGCAGAACATGGAACCCGACGGCAAGGGCCGCGTGCGCCTGGATTACATCATCCCGGCGCGTGGCCTGATCGGCTTCCAGACCGAGTTCCGCACGCTCACCGCCGGCACCGGCCTGCTGTTCCACGTCTTCGATCATTACGGTCCGAAGGCCGAAGGCTCGATCGGCCAGCGCATCAACGGCGTGCTGATCTCCAACGGCACCGGCCCGTCGCCGGCGTATGCGCAGGCGGCAATGCAGGAACGCGGCCGTCTGTTCATCGAGCCGGGCGAGGAAATCTACGAGGGTCAGATCCTGGGTATCAACGCCAAGGACAACGACCTCACCGTCAACGCCCTGCGCGGCAAGCAGCTGACCAACTTCCGCGCCGCCGGCAAGGACGATGACGAAGGCCTGATCCCGCCGATCAAGTTCTCGCTGGAGCAGGCGCTGGAATTCATCGACGACGACGAACTGGTCGAAGTCACGCCGAAGGCGATCCGTCTGCGCAAGAAGCTGCGCACCGAAACGGATCGCAAGCGCGCGTCGCGTGCGGCCTGA
- a CDS encoding DUF2127 domain-containing protein, translating to MTDAPHYNPDPHAHPGLHVIAIFEAAKGVLALFAASGLELLGPAPLLRWVNELTQRFQLDPNQGALGWLSNTINPDSVHLAAAVVFAYGILRLVEAWGLWRAKAWASWLGCISAAIYLPLDIYALFRHPGWMSVGVLLINLIVVAVLARDLVKRRH from the coding sequence ATGACCGACGCCCCCCATTACAACCCCGACCCGCACGCCCATCCGGGCCTGCATGTCATCGCGATCTTCGAAGCAGCCAAGGGCGTGCTGGCGCTGTTTGCCGCCAGCGGCCTGGAGCTGCTCGGCCCCGCGCCGCTACTGCGCTGGGTCAACGAACTCACGCAGCGCTTCCAGCTCGATCCGAACCAGGGCGCACTGGGCTGGCTGTCCAACACCATCAACCCTGACAGCGTCCATCTGGCCGCGGCGGTGGTGTTCGCGTACGGCATCCTGCGCCTGGTGGAAGCCTGGGGCCTGTGGCGGGCGAAGGCCTGGGCCTCGTGGCTGGGCTGCATCAGCGCGGCCATCTACCTCCCGCTGGATATCTACGCATTGTTCCGGCATCCGGGCTGGATGTCCGTCGGCGTCCTGCTGATCAATTTGATCGTCGTCGCAGTGCTGGCACGCGACCTGGTCAAGCGGCGGCACTGA
- a CDS encoding peptidylprolyl isomerase encodes MSLIANFDTDRGTIRVELAADKAPLTVANFVNLAQRGFYNGLSFHRVINDFMIQGGCPQGTGTGGPGYRFEDETRTGLSHERGVLSMANAGPGTNGSQFFITHVPCPWLDGKHTVFGKVIQGQDIVDSVKQGDKIKAVTIEGDADAAVAAKADRVAEWNKTLDAR; translated from the coding sequence ATGAGCCTGATCGCCAACTTCGACACCGACCGCGGCACCATCCGCGTCGAACTCGCCGCCGACAAGGCGCCGCTGACCGTCGCCAACTTCGTGAACCTGGCCCAGCGCGGCTTCTACAACGGGCTCAGCTTCCACCGCGTCATCAACGATTTCATGATCCAGGGCGGCTGCCCCCAGGGCACCGGCACCGGCGGCCCGGGCTACCGCTTCGAGGACGAGACCCGCACCGGCCTGAGCCATGAGCGCGGCGTGCTGTCGATGGCCAACGCCGGCCCGGGCACCAACGGCAGCCAGTTCTTCATCACCCACGTGCCGTGCCCGTGGCTGGACGGCAAGCACACCGTGTTCGGCAAGGTGATCCAGGGCCAGGACATCGTCGACAGCGTGAAGCAGGGCGACAAGATCAAGGCCGTGACCATCGAGGGCGACGCCGATGCCGCCGTGGCCGCCAAGGCCGACCGCGTCGCCGAGTGGAACAAGACGCTCGACGCGCGATAA